The proteins below come from a single Parazoarcus communis genomic window:
- a CDS encoding DUF2249 domain-containing protein has product MEETTMFDTAVHSFDARGVAKRFRHAAIFGALEALSDGETMRFVNDHDPLPLLDQIQQRYGRQVGISYVAREPGNIVIDFSVQVSEAAAGAAAAGTAAGSCGGGNGCGCSGG; this is encoded by the coding sequence ATGGAAGAGACCACGATGTTCGATACTGCTGTTCATTCATTTGATGCGCGTGGCGTTGCCAAGCGTTTTCGTCATGCCGCCATTTTCGGCGCACTCGAGGCTTTGTCCGACGGTGAAACCATGCGCTTCGTGAACGACCATGACCCCCTGCCTTTGCTCGATCAGATCCAGCAGCGCTATGGCCGTCAGGTGGGGATTAGCTACGTGGCGCGTGAGCCGGGCAACATCGTCATCGATTTCAGTGTTCAGGTGAGTGAAGCCGCAGCGGGCGCTGCGGCCGCGGGCACGGCTGCCGGCAGCTGCGGTGGCGGCAACGGCTGCGGCTGCTCGGGCGGCTGA
- a CDS encoding c-type cytochrome codes for MNKNTLIMAAALSALLAACGGQDSGSAGSTAAPAAPAPAPVAAAPEPAPAPAAPVNAAGESVYKKTCALCHAAGVAGAPMPGNKDEWAPRIAQGIDTLHKHALEGFTGEKGMMPARGGAATLKDEEVMAAVDYMVGKSQ; via the coding sequence ATGAACAAAAACACATTGATCATGGCTGCAGCCCTTTCGGCGTTGCTCGCCGCATGTGGCGGACAGGATTCCGGCTCTGCGGGCAGCACGGCAGCACCGGCTGCTCCCGCGCCCGCACCGGTTGCGGCAGCACCCGAGCCGGCGCCGGCCCCCGCTGCCCCGGTGAATGCTGCAGGTGAGAGTGTGTACAAGAAGACCTGTGCCTTGTGCCATGCGGCCGGAGTGGCGGGTGCGCCGATGCCGGGCAACAAGGACGAGTGGGCGCCCCGAATTGCGCAGGGTATCGACACCCTTCACAAGCATGCACTTGAGGGCTTCACCGGTGAGAAAGGCATGATGCCGGCTCGCGGTGGTGCTGCAACGCTCAAGGACGAAGAGGTGATGGCGGCTGTGGATTACATGGTCGGCAAATCGCAGTAA
- a CDS encoding NosR/NirI family protein — protein MSALAALRNLAFALTLGACAGSALANSYEAQLPPELSTSPHMCDYVACADVMPGADSFSERKGQPPYVEAYRSADGGKQLLGYVMLSTDITDIPAYSGKPVVTLIGMDTTGHFTGVKVLKHSEPILLLGIPEEALIEFNNQYLGKFVGDNIEIGRSRPEQDIIGLDAITGATVTVIAQNQVMMLSGGEVAKQVGILKPTIRPQAKFIDTGAKPSWQQLVEDGSVQRLTVAAEEVGLPHRGQPYIDLWFGYLNEPTVGRAVLGDGPYNSLMSRLGEGDHALFIVRSAGIESFKGSGFVRGGIYDRVQVRQERDAFTFRDTDYFNLYGIAAAGAPAFSESAIFIVRSGAFSAAYPWKLVFLANKMDKATGAKTFANFDTEYWLPATYMEGGHPEIVKPDPVWLKIWKERMVTIIAFTAFLVAIAVVYSQRDTLVRRSTRKNKWPVNAFKYVGWVISIGFVGFGLLAQPSITQVLTWFHALLFQWQWELFLSDPFIFIFWWFIIITVFLWGRGLFCGWACPFGSLSELLYKIGGWVGLKRYQFKLPKPLHDKLKWVKYGVFFGLLAVSMFSMGLAEKLAEVEPFKTTFLVGLFNRSWPYTLFASALLGLSIFTERPFCKYLCPLGAGLAMPSTFRWFGLKRKQECDSCKACAVGCGSQAIDKDGRIDQRECLLCMDCMVYYYEDHACPPLSQERKRRTKAGLTLTPIGADGYYIPIKPVAATK, from the coding sequence ATGTCTGCCCTCGCAGCACTACGCAATCTGGCCTTCGCGCTCACGCTCGGGGCCTGCGCGGGATCGGCCTTAGCCAATTCGTATGAAGCTCAGCTTCCGCCCGAACTGAGCACCTCGCCGCACATGTGCGACTACGTCGCCTGCGCCGACGTGATGCCCGGCGCAGACAGCTTCTCCGAGCGCAAGGGTCAACCCCCCTATGTCGAGGCCTATCGCAGCGCCGATGGTGGCAAGCAGCTGCTCGGCTACGTCATGCTATCGACCGACATCACCGACATCCCGGCCTACTCGGGCAAACCGGTGGTCACCCTGATCGGCATGGACACCACCGGTCACTTCACCGGGGTGAAGGTGCTCAAGCACTCCGAGCCCATCCTGTTGCTGGGTATCCCGGAAGAAGCGCTGATCGAATTCAACAACCAGTACCTGGGCAAGTTCGTCGGGGACAACATCGAGATCGGGCGCTCGCGCCCCGAGCAGGACATCATCGGCCTCGACGCCATCACCGGCGCCACCGTGACCGTTATCGCGCAGAATCAGGTGATGATGCTGTCCGGCGGCGAAGTCGCCAAGCAGGTCGGCATTCTCAAGCCGACCATCCGTCCGCAGGCAAAATTCATCGATACCGGCGCCAAGCCGAGCTGGCAGCAACTGGTGGAAGACGGCAGCGTGCAGCGCCTCACCGTCGCCGCCGAAGAGGTCGGCCTGCCGCATCGCGGACAGCCTTACATCGACCTCTGGTTCGGCTATCTCAACGAGCCCACCGTCGGTCGCGCAGTGCTCGGCGACGGCCCCTACAACAGCCTGATGAGCCGGCTGGGCGAAGGCGATCACGCCCTCTTCATCGTGCGCAGCGCCGGTATCGAATCGTTCAAGGGTTCGGGCTTCGTGCGCGGCGGCATCTACGACCGTGTGCAGGTACGCCAGGAACGCGACGCCTTCACCTTCCGTGACACTGACTACTTCAACCTCTACGGCATTGCCGCAGCCGGCGCGCCCGCATTCAGCGAATCGGCCATCTTCATCGTGCGCTCGGGCGCCTTCTCTGCAGCCTATCCGTGGAAGCTGGTGTTTCTCGCCAACAAGATGGACAAGGCCACCGGCGCCAAGACCTTCGCCAACTTCGACACCGAATACTGGCTGCCCGCGACCTACATGGAAGGCGGCCACCCCGAGATCGTGAAGCCCGACCCGGTGTGGCTGAAAATCTGGAAGGAGCGCATGGTCACCATCATTGCCTTCACCGCCTTCCTCGTCGCCATCGCCGTCGTCTATTCGCAGCGCGACACCCTGGTGCGGCGCTCGACGCGCAAGAACAAGTGGCCGGTGAATGCCTTCAAGTACGTCGGTTGGGTGATCAGCATCGGCTTCGTCGGCTTCGGCCTGCTGGCCCAGCCATCGATCACCCAGGTGCTGACCTGGTTCCATGCGCTGCTGTTCCAGTGGCAGTGGGAGCTGTTCCTGTCCGACCCGTTCATCTTCATCTTCTGGTGGTTCATCATCATCACCGTGTTCCTGTGGGGGCGTGGCCTGTTCTGTGGCTGGGCCTGTCCCTTCGGCTCGCTGTCCGAACTGTTGTACAAGATCGGCGGCTGGGTCGGCCTCAAGCGCTACCAGTTCAAGCTGCCCAAGCCCCTGCATGACAAGCTCAAGTGGGTGAAGTACGGCGTCTTCTTCGGACTGCTGGCGGTGAGCATGTTCTCGATGGGGCTGGCCGAAAAGCTGGCCGAGGTCGAACCGTTCAAGACCACCTTCCTGGTCGGACTGTTCAACCGCAGCTGGCCCTACACCCTGTTTGCCAGCGCGCTGCTCGGGCTGTCGATCTTCACCGAGCGGCCGTTCTGCAAATACCTGTGCCCGCTCGGCGCCGGTCTCGCCATGCCATCGACCTTCCGCTGGTTCGGACTCAAGCGCAAACAGGAGTGTGACTCTTGCAAGGCCTGCGCCGTGGGCTGCGGCTCACAGGCCATCGACAAGGACGGCCGCATCGACCAGCGTGAATGCCTGCTGTGCATGGACTGTATGGTCTACTACTACGAAGACCATGCCTGCCCCCCGCTGTCGCAGGAGCGCAAGCGCCGCACCAAGGCCGGCCTCACGCTGACGCCGATCGGCGCCGACGGCTACTACATTCCGATCAAGCCGGTCGCGGCAACGAAATGA
- a CDS encoding DUF3025 domain-containing protein, which yields MTPDCEAPAALAGRTLYEPIAGLLERCSSTMLPDVGALDELLQHTAPHTRSAGGKPIRFVSPPAVLPGYEAHVFDTGEVPTRPSDWHDFFNALAWCAWPRTKACFNALHVREIQARIDAGLSGRGPMRDTLTQLDECGIVVVSSSPEISALLAAHAWEEAFWAKRAQLMASTRFLVIGHGIWDQLRHPFFGLCAKAIYRVVGPEWLALPPPVAQAECDAWLAAHVSDPATVLTPRALLPLPLLGIPGLTPDSECRDYYRDTRQFRPRRTHQGDST from the coding sequence ATGACTCCCGACTGCGAAGCGCCCGCTGCCCTTGCCGGACGCACCCTGTACGAACCGATTGCCGGACTGCTCGAACGCTGTTCCAGCACCATGCTGCCCGATGTTGGCGCGCTCGACGAGTTGCTGCAGCACACTGCCCCACACACACGCAGCGCCGGCGGCAAGCCCATCCGTTTCGTATCGCCGCCAGCCGTGCTGCCCGGCTACGAGGCGCATGTGTTCGATACCGGCGAGGTACCGACCCGGCCCAGTGACTGGCACGACTTTTTCAACGCACTGGCATGGTGTGCATGGCCGCGGACGAAAGCCTGCTTCAACGCCCTTCATGTCAGGGAAATACAGGCACGTATCGACGCCGGCCTGAGCGGGCGCGGACCGATGCGTGACACCCTTACACAGCTCGACGAATGCGGCATCGTGGTGGTGTCATCCAGCCCAGAGATTTCAGCCCTGCTCGCTGCCCATGCGTGGGAAGAAGCCTTCTGGGCGAAGCGGGCGCAGCTGATGGCGAGCACCCGCTTTCTCGTCATCGGCCATGGCATCTGGGACCAGCTTCGACACCCCTTCTTCGGGCTGTGCGCCAAGGCCATCTACCGCGTCGTCGGCCCCGAGTGGCTGGCGCTGCCGCCTCCCGTGGCGCAGGCCGAGTGCGACGCCTGGCTCGCGGCCCATGTGTCAGACCCGGCCACCGTCCTCACGCCGCGTGCGCTATTGCCGCTGCCACTGCTGGGCATCCCTGGCCTCACGCCGGACAGCGAATGCCGCGACTACTATCGCGACACCCGCCAGTTCCGACCGCGACGAACACACCAGGGCGACTCGACCTGA
- a CDS encoding nitrous oxide reductase accessory protein NosL, translated as MKPSPSPLIRLRSTLTVLLAAGLLAACGADKGTDSGILAVEIDRSTSCALDGMLLADYPGPKAQIHFDGLTQPEFFCDTVEMFSIYLNPEQARRVSAMYVQDMAKADWDNPKGHWIDARTATYVHGSKRTGSMGPTIASFASADDARKFADTEGGKVLGFDEVTPDMAILDGGALHDKRM; from the coding sequence ATGAAACCCTCGCCCTCCCCCCTCATCCGCCTGCGCAGCACGCTCACGGTACTGCTTGCCGCTGGTCTGCTGGCAGCCTGCGGCGCCGACAAGGGCACGGACAGCGGCATCCTTGCCGTCGAAATCGACCGCAGCACCAGCTGCGCCCTCGACGGCATGCTGCTGGCCGACTATCCCGGCCCCAAGGCCCAGATCCATTTCGACGGCCTCACCCAGCCCGAGTTCTTCTGCGACACGGTGGAAATGTTCTCGATCTACCTCAACCCGGAACAGGCTCGCCGCGTCAGTGCCATGTACGTGCAGGACATGGCCAAAGCCGACTGGGACAACCCGAAAGGCCACTGGATCGACGCCAGAACGGCCACCTATGTACATGGCTCGAAACGCACCGGCTCAATGGGTCCGACCATCGCCTCCTTTGCCAGCGCGGACGATGCACGCAAGTTTGCCGACACCGAAGGCGGCAAGGTGCTGGGCTTCGATGAGGTGACGCCCGACATGGCGATCCTCGACGGCGGCGCCCTGCACGACAAGAGGATGTAA
- a CDS encoding transcription regulator, with the protein MVNPKMPTEPMDPPYAGKTGVAGRIGAELWDHLWPWSRTGFQRQRAIQAAGLALGLAASVVWVLAAMGRLEAGAIIGWWFGWSVFEVVVRLGAKPYVKEGPWWGAAYRSATVMDMICYVSFKNLLIGAVLFLSLKSLGLVSI; encoded by the coding sequence ATGGTTAATCCGAAAATGCCGACCGAGCCGATGGACCCGCCCTATGCCGGCAAGACCGGCGTTGCCGGTCGCATCGGCGCCGAGCTCTGGGATCACCTGTGGCCATGGAGCCGTACCGGCTTCCAGCGCCAGCGCGCCATCCAGGCCGCCGGGCTGGCCCTCGGGCTGGCCGCATCGGTGGTGTGGGTGCTCGCAGCCATGGGACGACTGGAGGCCGGCGCGATCATCGGCTGGTGGTTCGGCTGGAGCGTGTTCGAAGTCGTCGTCCGCCTCGGCGCCAAACCCTATGTCAAGGAAGGCCCGTGGTGGGGCGCGGCTTACCGCAGCGCGACGGTGATGGACATGATCTGCTACGTCTCGTTCAAGAACCTGTTGATTGGCGCCGTACTCTTCCTGTCGCTCAAGAGTCTGGGCCTGGTCAGCATCTGA
- a CDS encoding ABC transporter permease, translated as MEIAQIATIAGKEFWDRIRNRWVLAVALVFTVFALVIAYFGAAQQGAVGFRSIDVTIASLVSLVIYLIPLIALVLGFDAIVGERERGSLDLLLSMPITRVELLLGKYFGLAAALTFSTVAGFGLVAVVLSSQLELNALFHYFGFMLSSVLLGCAFLSLAVMLSVFAGDRTRASGLAIAMWFFFVLVFDLLLLGALVVSGGQWGGELFPYLLLLNPADVFRILNIFSLEDVRALYGLATVFPPSLANPALLGAVMFAWIALPLGIAAWRFRK; from the coding sequence ATGGAAATCGCACAGATCGCCACCATCGCCGGCAAGGAATTCTGGGACCGCATCCGCAACCGCTGGGTGCTTGCGGTCGCACTGGTGTTTACTGTCTTCGCCCTCGTGATCGCCTATTTCGGCGCGGCGCAGCAGGGCGCGGTCGGCTTTCGTTCGATCGACGTCACCATCGCCAGCCTCGTCAGCCTCGTCATTTACCTCATCCCGCTGATCGCGCTGGTGCTCGGTTTCGACGCCATCGTCGGCGAACGCGAACGCGGCTCGCTCGACCTGCTGCTGTCGATGCCGATCACCCGGGTGGAGCTGCTGCTGGGCAAGTATTTTGGCCTCGCTGCCGCACTCACCTTTTCCACGGTTGCCGGCTTCGGCCTGGTGGCGGTGGTGCTGTCGTCGCAGCTTGAGCTCAACGCGCTCTTCCACTACTTCGGCTTCATGCTCAGCTCGGTGTTGCTCGGCTGCGCCTTTCTCAGCCTGGCGGTGATGCTGTCGGTGTTCGCCGGTGACCGCACCCGCGCCTCCGGTCTCGCGATCGCGATGTGGTTCTTCTTCGTGCTGGTGTTTGACCTGCTGCTGCTCGGTGCGCTTGTCGTCAGCGGCGGACAGTGGGGCGGCGAACTCTTTCCCTACCTGCTGCTGCTCAACCCGGCCGACGTGTTCCGCATCCTCAACATCTTTTCGCTCGAGGATGTGCGCGCGCTCTACGGCCTCGCAACCGTCTTCCCCCCCAGCCTGGCCAACCCCGCGCTGCTGGGCGCCGTCATGTTTGCCTGGATCGCCTTGCCGCTCGGCATTGCGGCGTGGCGCTTCAGAAAGTGA
- a CDS encoding ABC transporter ATP-binding protein, translated as MADTSPTPTDSGDAVIVARGVRKHYGAIHAVDGVDLDVRSGELFGLIGHNGAGKSTMFKMMLGLIPATAGEIRIDGAVVGGGNFRAVRRSVGYLPENVVLYDNLTGLETLQFFARLKAAPQADCTPALERVGLAHAAKRRVREYSKGMRQRLGFAQALLGKPRILFLDEPTTGLDPEAIRGFYAILRQLKSEGVTMVITSHILAEIQERVDRLAIMAAGKVQASGTVQALREQMDLPLWFSVHVAPEDFDVVRNALGHLPVIAIEARDDHVAVQCRRESKMAVIEALAGLDGRVRDLTVREPSLEDVFFGFSD; from the coding sequence GTGGCAGACACTTCCCCCACCCCGACTGATTCGGGCGACGCCGTGATCGTCGCTCGCGGGGTCCGCAAGCACTACGGCGCAATCCACGCGGTTGACGGCGTCGATCTCGACGTCCGCAGCGGCGAGCTGTTTGGCCTCATCGGCCATAACGGCGCCGGCAAGAGCACGATGTTCAAGATGATGCTCGGCCTCATTCCCGCAACGGCCGGCGAGATCCGCATCGACGGCGCCGTCGTCGGCGGCGGCAACTTTCGCGCAGTGCGCCGCAGCGTCGGCTACCTGCCGGAAAACGTCGTGCTCTACGACAACCTGACCGGGCTGGAGACGCTGCAGTTTTTCGCCCGCCTGAAGGCAGCGCCACAGGCGGACTGCACGCCTGCGCTGGAGCGCGTCGGTCTGGCCCATGCGGCAAAGCGCCGTGTGCGCGAGTACTCCAAGGGCATGCGGCAGCGCCTCGGCTTTGCCCAGGCCTTGCTCGGCAAGCCGCGCATCCTGTTTCTGGACGAACCCACGACCGGCCTCGACCCCGAAGCCATCCGCGGCTTCTACGCCATCCTGCGCCAGCTCAAGAGCGAAGGCGTGACCATGGTGATCACCTCCCATATCCTCGCCGAGATCCAGGAGCGCGTGGACCGGCTTGCCATCATGGCGGCCGGCAAGGTGCAGGCCAGCGGCACGGTGCAGGCACTGCGCGAACAGATGGATCTGCCGCTGTGGTTCAGCGTTCACGTCGCGCCCGAAGACTTCGACGTGGTGCGCAACGCGCTCGGCCACCTGCCGGTGATCGCGATCGAGGCCCGCGACGATCACGTCGCTGTGCAGTGCCGGCGCGAATCGAAGATGGCGGTGATCGAGGCCCTGGCCGGACTCGATGGACGGGTGCGCGACCTCACCGTGCGCGAACCCTCGCTCGAAGACGTGTTCTTCGGCTTTTCGGACTAA
- a CDS encoding nitrous oxide reductase accessory protein NosL, which translates to MNSGGTLRRLLLGSAALCIATATALSWQYAMRPGVEFSPAADDICIVPPSRASAAYPWSPTSGLGKYDARPAPADARCPVCGMYPARFPNWVAQVIFEDGSAHFFDSPVDLLIFLQEPGRFDPEHSAPDIAKRYVVDHRSGRWLDAAQASFVLGSSARGPMRGPDLPAFDSTAEAADFVAARGGRIVKLGDIDADALARLRDASHASHLR; encoded by the coding sequence ATGAACAGCGGCGGCACACTGCGCAGGCTGCTGCTGGGCAGCGCCGCCCTGTGCATTGCGACCGCAACCGCGCTGTCGTGGCAGTACGCCATGCGGCCCGGCGTCGAGTTTTCGCCTGCGGCTGACGACATCTGTATCGTGCCGCCGTCGCGCGCATCCGCCGCCTATCCGTGGAGCCCGACCTCGGGCCTGGGCAAGTACGACGCCCGTCCGGCCCCTGCGGATGCGCGCTGCCCGGTGTGCGGCATGTATCCCGCACGCTTTCCTAACTGGGTGGCGCAAGTCATCTTCGAGGACGGTTCGGCACACTTCTTTGACTCGCCGGTGGATCTGCTGATCTTTCTGCAGGAACCCGGGCGCTTCGACCCAGAACACAGTGCCCCCGATATTGCGAAGCGCTATGTGGTTGACCATCGCAGCGGGCGCTGGCTCGACGCCGCCCAAGCCAGCTTCGTGCTTGGCTCCTCTGCCCGCGGGCCGATGCGCGGCCCGGACCTGCCCGCATTCGACAGCACCGCCGAGGCAGCCGATTTTGTCGCAGCACGCGGTGGCCGCATCGTGAAGCTCGGAGACATCGACGCCGACGCCCTCGCCCGCCTGCGCGACGCCAGCCACGCATCGCATTTGCGCTAG
- a CDS encoding GNAT family N-acetyltransferase, translating into MSIELPFQPRLPALPIFVAPDAGSCCVSGDIARHDLKEIWTARDGSQLLLRPVCPDDIARSRSFLRGLSYGARYFRFGRGDFQFAEAELQGLCNPDPHECTEFIVLAQPRDEAVEIAAARYCLEPDGMTCEFAVVVTDAWQGAGVGRRLMTALIRHASGRGMRTMYGQILATNVRMLEFAASLGFGIEASGHGPAVRMVRRSFPAGAVKA; encoded by the coding sequence ATGTCGATCGAGTTGCCCTTCCAGCCCCGCCTGCCTGCCTTGCCCATTTTCGTCGCCCCCGACGCGGGGTCGTGCTGCGTGTCAGGCGACATCGCCCGGCACGATCTAAAAGAAATCTGGACGGCCCGCGATGGCAGCCAGTTGTTGCTGCGTCCGGTATGTCCGGACGATATCGCCAGATCGCGCTCCTTTCTGCGCGGCCTGTCATACGGCGCACGCTATTTCCGCTTCGGGCGTGGGGACTTCCAGTTCGCAGAGGCAGAGTTGCAGGGGCTGTGCAACCCGGATCCACATGAATGCACGGAATTCATCGTGCTTGCGCAGCCTCGCGATGAGGCGGTGGAGATTGCTGCCGCCCGCTACTGTCTCGAGCCCGACGGCATGACTTGCGAGTTTGCCGTCGTGGTGACCGACGCCTGGCAGGGCGCCGGGGTCGGCCGCCGGCTGATGACTGCGCTGATCCGGCACGCCAGCGGCCGGGGGATGAGAACGATGTACGGGCAGATTCTGGCCACCAATGTCCGCATGCTCGAATTCGCCGCCAGTCTGGGTTTCGGGATCGAAGCCAGCGGCCACGGGCCTGCGGTGCGAATGGTGCGCCGGTCTTTTCCTGCGGGTGCAGTGAAGGCGTGA
- a CDS encoding nitrous oxide reductase family maturation protein NosD produces MLRFALPVLLLWLCTSVHAATWTVRPGESIQAAINAAAAHDTVSVERAHYRENLVLDKPLTLKGIDRPTLDGGHRGDTIRIRSPQVTIDGLIVINSGADLEKQNAGIYLQPGSDSTRVLNCDLVYNLFGLWIETSKNVEIRDNLIAGKRDLMSQHRGNGIQLYNTEGAQIIGNNISFVRDGIYVDVSHHAVFARNRIHHVRYGTHYMNSHNNVWEDNDSYYNRGGLALMMTRNQVIRNNRAWGNSDHGIMLRTIQDSVIENNVVAGNARGFFIYDAEFNTLRNNLVVDNDVGVHLWAGSYRNQAEGNDFISNRTQIKYVAARDEIWGKEGGNYWSNYVGWDRNGDGIGDVQYEANDMVDRLSWRHPMMKLLLASPAVQTLRLVAQQFPLLRAPSIVDPKPHMQPTHSDWSQWRGRHFPHPD; encoded by the coding sequence ATGCTGCGTTTCGCCCTTCCTGTCCTGCTGCTGTGGCTGTGCACCTCGGTGCACGCCGCCACGTGGACAGTCCGCCCGGGCGAGTCGATACAGGCCGCCATCAACGCCGCCGCTGCACACGACACGGTGAGCGTCGAGCGTGCGCACTATCGCGAGAACCTCGTTCTCGACAAGCCACTGACGCTCAAGGGTATCGACCGTCCGACCCTAGACGGCGGCCACCGCGGCGACACCATCCGCATCCGCAGCCCGCAGGTAACGATTGACGGCCTCATCGTGATCAACTCCGGCGCCGATCTCGAGAAGCAGAATGCGGGCATCTACCTGCAGCCCGGCTCGGACTCGACGCGGGTGCTCAACTGCGACCTCGTCTACAACCTGTTCGGGCTGTGGATCGAGACCTCGAAGAACGTCGAGATCCGCGACAACCTGATCGCCGGCAAGCGTGATCTGATGTCGCAGCACCGCGGCAACGGCATCCAGCTCTACAACACCGAGGGCGCACAGATCATCGGTAACAACATCAGCTTCGTGCGCGACGGCATCTACGTGGATGTGTCGCACCACGCGGTGTTTGCGCGCAACCGCATCCATCACGTGCGCTACGGCACCCACTACATGAACTCCCACAACAACGTGTGGGAAGACAACGATTCGTACTACAACCGTGGCGGACTGGCGCTGATGATGACCCGCAACCAGGTCATCCGGAACAACCGCGCCTGGGGCAATTCGGACCACGGCATCATGCTGCGCACCATCCAGGATTCGGTGATCGAGAACAACGTGGTGGCGGGCAACGCACGCGGCTTCTTCATCTACGACGCCGAGTTCAACACCCTGCGCAACAACCTGGTGGTCGACAACGACGTCGGCGTGCATCTGTGGGCGGGGTCCTACCGCAACCAGGCCGAAGGCAACGACTTCATCTCCAACCGCACCCAGATCAAGTACGTCGCTGCACGCGACGAGATCTGGGGCAAGGAAGGCGGCAACTACTGGAGCAACTACGTCGGCTGGGATCGCAACGGCGACGGCATCGGCGACGTGCAGTACGAAGCCAACGACATGGTGGACCGCCTGTCATGGCGCCACCCGATGATGAAGCTGCTGCTCGCCAGCCCGGCGGTGCAGACCCTGCGCCTGGTAGCGCAGCAGTTTCCGCTGCTGCGCGCACCGAGCATCGTCGACCCCAAGCCGCATATGCAGCCGACTCACTCTGACTGGAGCCAATGGCGTGGCAGACACTTCCCCCACCCCGACTGA